In a genomic window of Gossypium arboreum isolate Shixiya-1 chromosome 7, ASM2569848v2, whole genome shotgun sequence:
- the LOC108457441 gene encoding protein EMBRYONIC FLOWER 1-like, with translation MESPIKIDSISIDLIKANGDIDTWKCEHFSIRGYASEMRMKDWKKSWPFASDGGQNIFKEQNCKLPPLLVPKFRWWCCQNCQQETGAEGSINEERNVNNNSSKLKSFGSCPLGDSLASSSGLLQAGKINVDSRKCDAIACLNVNTSACHPLVSGKSNRKVENADKRVIGQTDILENNINKEIPNYAGLEVIASLMKQALRLDEKAASLQLHNPDLEENEISGVKLLESNVECTVKDATATRETGKSACNQRMALVKGRGSHGIVSTVHRVPDAIKIRIDEHSSLEFDDCDYASSESDEVLPGTESGSLHRRKNRKVRLLTELLVKNEDEKTNLTNTEDCPSSTIPNASIHMDSTSASQGQVAFQGNVTSSLARRRKRKMPQDEEWMSGELMSSPNNGHKNLRTFNRDAETAYGITSSDSEGTINRTSSQTPAKSNLVNLKVDRSPILGKKKNKKTQSIDECLSLRLSREDLQKERQKKPGDPTKSDATDIVLYKSNDASAGSGFNPFTESVAKAEKKSNLLRKKSKMHQDHSQRTSPVPWNNGILREGPTSRENVEIRQIGNVAVPLEVTDDASPEKGLQFSFSNCFPAKRYDTKCSTPIRDGLRSLSSCQGRVLSEYDTGRKDLNMNHAGESTFPTKSQVDAYLGKGMRVDLNSNQNTYRIPFLNERQKHRSPAEVGSCSMMQQMDFSGISNNGRTEFLDHATVARKHYDQRVEMVSEQGAADDIMEIAELMVKNQYEWCLPDTEIDKQLPETSNTKIQRVDLNKVYGNEEMNLFQETTDKPKAQAKNRRIGKFERGDNVGSSKQKSVDYFSHIDRNQYKISQLEQSYPPAGFRPFPLCGEKPLNGVQFAATNSIRQNSAQNCQRLGNMIGQRSSHATVQALGVCNTCQSAPQQNKEVAHLWSSMISNSMSYVHSIPQKCADQIARLDVISHCPSSLPKGNMSRNDDQNFLNVASNYEKHCRKFDSDALRRTHADYSFSCKHNGAGSLDLYSNGTIPAMHLLSLMDAGLQSGAPVDVDGNQRFVKKTSFVPGHRPKELSSMASGGYRTNSMKHLSFDCYGKSHQPESFCECMSAAAAGSPTSFQHGKSFKKAPDFAGQFSIKSREKEKNKCPDSQRQSKNHRSQKTISSNSGLNTTCGSIPVHSMSKLALGTSDFTMFPMTLHPKESATKQKHKARTMIGTHSHPKSGSESGICLINRNPADFTVPEAGNMYMIGGEDLKFGREKAPSSGLRKLVGHKHERKLTVRKEHSRRTS, from the exons ATGGAATCACCCATAAAGATTGACTCAATATCCATAGATCTTATCAAAGCTAATGGTGACATTGATACTTGGAAGTGTGAACATTTTTCTATTCG TGGATATGCATCTGAGATGCGCATGAAGGACTGGAAGAAAAGTTGGCCATTTGCATCAGATGGTGGCCAGAATATATTTAAAGAACAAAACTGTAAGCTTCCTCCTTTACTTGTCCCGAAGTTCAGATGGTGGTGTTGCCAGAACTGTCAGCAGGAGACTGGGGCTGAAGGCAGTATAAATGAAGAAAGAAatgttaataataatagtagCAAATTAAAATCCTTCGGCTCTTGTCCCCTTGGGGATTCTTTGGCGTCTTCATCAGGTTTGCTGCAGGCTGGAAAGATTAATGTTGACTCAAGAAAATGTGACGCCATTGCTTGTTTGAATGTTAATACCAGTGCCTGTCATCCTTTAGTTAGTGGTAAAAGTAACAGGAAAGTGGAAAATGCAGACAAACGAGTTATAG GGCAAACAGATATCTTAGAAAATAACATTAATAAGGAAATTCCAAATTATGCTGGATTGGAAGTTATTGCTAGCCTTATGAAGCAAGCACTTCGTTTAGATGAAAAAG CGGCTTCTCTGCAACTTCATAATCCTGATTTAGAAGAAAATGAAATTTCCGGTGTCAAGCTTCTTGAATCAAATGTGGAATGCACAGTTAAGGATGCCACTGCAACACGTGAAACTGGAAAATCTGCTTGCAATCAACGAATGGCGTTGGTGAAAGGTCGCGGATCCCATGGGATAGTGAGTACGGTTCATAGGGTTCCTGATGCCATCAAGATTCGTATAGATGAGCATTCTTCTTTGGAATTTGATGATTGTGATTATGCATCATCTGAAAGTGATGAGGTATTGCCTGGAACTGAGTCTGGCAGCTTGCATCGAAGAAAGAACCGTAAGGTTCGTCTGTTGACTGAATTGTTGGTTAAAAATGAAGATGAAAAAACTAATCTCACGAATACAGAGGATTGTCCTTCTAGTACCATTCCTAATGCGTCAATACACATGGATTCAACATCTGCTTCCCAAGGTCAGGTTGCTTTCCAAGGAAATGTCACGAGTAGTTTGGCTcgaagaaggaaaagaaagatgcCTCAGGATGAAGAATGGATGTCTGGGGAATTGATGAGCTCTCCAAATAATGGCCATAAAAACCTTAGGACCTTCAACAGAGATGCAGAAACTGCCTATGGAATCACAAGTTCTGATTCAGAAGGTACAATTAACAGGACCAGCTCACAGACTCCAGCAAAGAGCAATTTGGTCAACCTTAAAGTTGATAGAAGTCCTATTCTaggaaagaagaaaaacaaaaagaccCAGAGTATTGATGAATGTCTATCCTTGCGTCTGTCTCGAGAAGATCTGCAGAAGGAAAGACAGAAGAAGCCTGGAGATCCCACTAAGAGTGATGCCACTGATATTGTTTTGTACAAATCAAATGATGCATCTGCAGGCAGTGGGTTCAATCCCTTTACTGAATCTGTTGCAAAGGCAGAGAAAAAATCTAATTTGTTGAGGAAAAAGAGCAAGATGCATCAAGATCATTCTCAGCGAACTTCTCCAGTTCCTTGGAACAATGGCATTCTCAGAGAAGGTCCGACTTCAAGGGAAAATGTAGAGATAAGACAAATTGGGAATGTAGCTGTTCCGCTTGAAGTAACCGATGATGCATCACCTGAAAAAGGATTGCAATTTTCCTTTAGTAATTGCTTTCCTGCTAAAAGATATGATACAAAATGTAGCACTCCAATAAGAGATGGGCTACGATCTTTATCATCTTGCCAAGGGCGTGTTCTCAGTGAATATGATACTGGGAGGAAAGATCTAAACATGAACCATGCTGGAGAATCTACTTTTCCAACTAAATCTCAAGTTGATGCCTACCTTGGGAAGGGAATGCGTGTTGATCTCAACAGTAATCAAAACACATACAGAATTCCATTCCTGAATGAGAGGCAGAAGCACAGATCTCCTGCTGAAGTTGGGAGTTGTTCTATGATGCAGCAAATG GATTTCAGTGGTATAAGCAACAATGGGAGAACTGAGTTTCTGGACCATGCCACAGTTGCTAGGAAACATTATGATCAACGTGTTGAAATGGTGTCTGAGCAAGGAGCTGCAGATGACATAATGGAAATTGCTGAACTCATGGTAAAGAATCAGTATGAATGGTGTCTGCCTGATACTGAAATTGATAAACAGCTTCCAGAAACCAGTAACACCAAAATTCAGAGGGTGGATCTTAATAAAGTATATGGAAATGAAGAGATGAACCTGTTTCAAGAGACCACAGATAAACCGAAAGCTCAAGCTAAAAACAGAAGAATTGGCAAGTTTGAAAGAGGCGATAATGTAGGATCCAGCAAACAGAAGTCAGTGGATTATTTCTCTCATATAGACCGAAACCAGTACAAGATAAGCCAATTGGAACAAAGTTACCCCCCTGCAGGCTTTAGGCCTTTTCCTCTATGTGGAGAGAAGCCATTGAATGGAGTCCAATTTGCTGCCACCAATTCCATCAGGCAAAACAGCGCTCAAAATTGCCAGCGGCTCGGGAACATGATTGGGCAAAGGTCCTCTCATGCTACTGTGCAGGCACTGGGAGTTTGTAACACATGCCAGAGTGCTCCGCAGCAGAATAAAGAAGTAGCTCACCTATGGTCATCCATGATATCGAATAGCATGTCGTATGTGCACAGCATCCCTCAAAAGTGTGCAGATCAGATTGCAAGGTTAGATGTGATTTCACATTGCCCCAGCAGTCTACCTAAGGGAAATATGAGCCGAAATGATGATCAGAACTTCTTGAATGTGGCTTCAAATTATGAGAAGCATTGTAGGAAGTTTGATTCTGATGCCCTTAGAAGGACACATGCAGATTACTCATTTTCTTGCAAACATAATGGGGCGGGGTCATTAGATTTGTATTCGAACGGAACGATACCAGCCATGCATTTACTCAGCCTTATGGATGCAGGGTTACAGTCAGGGGCACCGGTTGATGTTGATGGAAACCAAAGATTTGTTAAGAAAACTTCTTTTGTTCCTGGTCATCGTCCTAAAGAGCTTTCGAGCATGGCATCGGGGGGATATAGAACCAATTCAATGAAACATCTATCGTTTGATTGCTATGGTAAAAGTCACCAACCTGAGAGTTTTTGTGAGTGTATGTCAGCCGCTGCAGCAGGCAGTCCTACTTCATTCCAGCATGGTAAAAGTTTCAAGAAAGCACCTGATTTTGCGGGTCAATTTTCAATTAAGTCTcgagaaaaagagaaaaacaaaTGCCCAGACTCACAAAGGCAGAGTAAAAACCACAGATCACAAAAAACTATATCTTCAAATAGTGGCTTAAACACAACTTGTGGATCTATTCCTGTTCATAGTATGTCAAAATTGGCGCTTGGAACTTCAGATTTTACGATGTTTCCCATGACGCTTCATCCAAAGGAAAGTGCAACAAAACAAAAGCATAAGGCTCGTACTATGATTGGCACTCACTCCCATCCAAAAAGTGGTTCAGAGAGTGGTATCTGCCTCATTAATAGAAACCCTGCTGATTTTACTGTGCCCGAAGCTGGAAATATGTACATGATTGGTGGTGAAGACCTGAAATTTGGAAGGGAAAAAGCTCCCTCTTCTGGATTGAGAAAATTGGTTGGGCACAAGCATGAGAGGAAGCTTACAGTTAGGAAAGAGCATTCACGACGTACTTCATGA